One genomic segment of Hordeum vulgare subsp. vulgare chromosome 2H, MorexV3_pseudomolecules_assembly, whole genome shotgun sequence includes these proteins:
- the LOC123429058 gene encoding uncharacterized protein LOC123429058, with protein MASPTPTQGMEDWISDVEEVKLLEDVKGKMEDVVVEPPDWLPDGWIMEVRRGDDGALYQYYICPVSGVRFRMKSEVLNYLFSEMDEHYIEANDSVAHSMLYKSHEWLPKGWLVEIRAGGENMDKMYKFYVYPTMGVRAFSKEDVLLYVKEMKISNCDTNGHCDTNSRDNILAEVEFNPSGLPHGWVKELVYRKTLERTRKDPYFTDPVSHYVFRTLTSAVRYLETGKLTKRSFVQRTSVHELYNFEKCADLHESLRKRLTKTVMTDTTHASPSTPRRLKSGENINLNEQKLSLYEDINTSTDLDSIDENQKIKNKRMKAKEKEAYSSKTIRRPRGRPPKVAKQTDGDTSVKEE; from the exons ATGGCGTCCCCGACGCCGACCCAAG GAATGGAAGACTGGATCTCGGATGTTGAGGAAGTGAAACTACTCGAGGATGTCAAGGGGAAGATGGAAGATGTTGTGGTGGAGCCACCAGATTGGCTACCAGATGGTTGGATCATGGAGGTCAGACGTGGTGATGATGGTGCTCTCtatcag TATTACATTTGTCCAGTGTCTGGGGTGAGATTCAGGATGAAGTCCGAGGTCTTGAACTACCTTTTCTCTGAGATGGATGAGCATTACATAGAAGCCAATGATTCGGTTGCTCATAGCATGCTTTAT AAATCACATGAATGGCTTCCAAAGGGGTGGTTGGTTGAGATCAGAGCGGGCGGAGAGAACATGGACAAGATGTACAAG TTTTATGTTTACCCGACAATGGGAGTACGCGCATTTTCTAAAGAAGATGTACTACTCTATGTTAAGGAAATGAAGATCTCCAATTGTGATACCAATGGACACTGCGACACAAACTCTCGAGATAAT ATCCTTGCCGAAGTGGAGTTCAACCCATCTGGGCTGCCACATGGATGGGTGAAAGAATTGGTATACAGAAAAACATTGGAACGAACAAGGAAAGACCCG TACTTCACAGATCCTGTTAGCCATTATGTATTCAGAACATTGACGTCTGCAGTTCGCTACCTTGAAACGGGAAAACTTACAAAACGTTCATTTGTTCAAAGGACAAGTGTCCATGAATTGTACAACTTTGAGAAGTGTGCTGATCTG CATGAGAGTTTGCGCAAAAGGCTTACGAAAACTGTGATGACTGATACAACACATGCAAGTCCGTCAACACCTAGAAGATTAAAAAGTGGGGAAAATATAAATCTCAATGAGCAAAAATTAAGTCTTT atgaggacatcaacacctctACAGACTTAGATTCAATAGACGAGAACCAAAAAATAAAGAACAAAAGAATGAAGGCTAAAGAGAAAGAAGCATACTCCTCCAAAACTATAAGGCGTCCAAGAGGGAGACCACCCAAAGTGGCGAAGCAAACTGATGGAGACACATCTGTGAAAGAAGAGTAG
- the LOC123431519 gene encoding probable pectate lyase 8, whose product MADQAAARRRRAALALAGAVSLLLLVVVALSGGADLAGISGGKPRSGGTAASTAKVVVTAAASGARRWLRDSTSRLAATATARSERTDGSAAVAGAVDDPETVVSQVHMSIRNSTARRNLGYLSCGTGNPIDDCWRCDSDWHNNRQRLADCGIGFGRNAIGGRDGKIYVVTDAGDDDPVNPKKGTLRYAVIQDEPLWIIFKRDMVITLSQELIMNSFKTIDGRGANVHIANGACITIQYVTNVIIHGLHIHDCRPTGNAMVRSSPSHYGWRTIADGDAVSIFGASHVWVDHCSLSNCADGLIDAIMGSTAITVSNNYFTHHNEVMLLGHSDSYLKDKAMQVTIAFNHFGEGLIQRMPRCRHGYFHVVNNDYTHWEMYAIGGSAEPTINSQGNRYLAPTNPFAKEVTKRVETAQTTWKAWNWRSEGDMLLNGAFFTPSGAGASASYSRASSLGAKSSSMVATITSGAGALSCHKGSSC is encoded by the exons ATGGCGGACCAAGCGGCAGCCAGGAGGAGGCGGGCCGCGCTGGCGCTGGCGGGGGCGGTCTCcctgctcctcctcgtcgtcgtcgccctctccGGCGGCGCCGACCTTGCGGGCATCTCCGGCGGCAAGCCCAG GTCTGGCGGCACGGCCGCGTCGACGGCCAAGGTGGTGGTGACCGCGGCGGCGAGCGGCGCGAGGCGGTGGCTCCGGGACTCCACGTCACGGctcgcggcgacggcgacggcgag GAGCGAACGTACCGACGGTTCCGCGGCGGTGGCAGGAGCGGTGGATGACCCGGAAACGGTGGTCTCGCAAGTGCACAT GTCGATCAGGAACAGCACCGCCCGGAGGAACCTGGGGTACCTGTCGTGCGGCACGGGGAACCCCATCGACGACTGCTGGCGCTGCGACTCGGACTGGCACAACAACCGGCAGCGCCTCGCCGACTGCGGCATCGGCTTCGGCCGCAACGCCATCGGCGGCCGCGACGGCAAGATCTACGTGGTCACCGACGCGGGCGACGACGACCCcgtgaaccccaagaagggcacccTGCGCTACGCCGTCATCCAGGACGAGCCGCTGTGGATCATCTTCAAGCGCGACATGGTCATCACCCTCAGCCAGGAGCTCATCATGAACAGCTTCAAGACCATCGACGGCCGCGGCGCCAACGTGCACATCGCCAACGGCGCCTGCATCACCATCCAGTACGTCACCAACGTCATCATCCACGGCCTCCACATCCACGACTGCCGCCCCACCGGCAACGCCATGGTGCGCAGCTCCCCCAGCCACTACGGGTGGCGCACCATCGCCGACGGCGACGCCGTCTCCATCTTCGGCGCCAGCCACGTCTGGGTCGACCACTGCTCCCTCTCCAACTGCGCCGACGGCCTCATCGACGCCATCATGGGTTCCACCGCCATCACTGTGTCCAACAACTACTTCACCCACCACAATGAG GTGATGCTCCTGGGTCACAGTGACTCCTACCTCAAGGACAAGGCAATGCAGGTCACCATAGCTTTCAACCATTTCGGGGAAGGGCTCATCCAGAGGATGCCAAG GTGCAGGCATGGTTACTTCCATGTGGTGAACAATGACTACACTCACTGGGAGATGTACGCCATCGGAGGAAGCGCCGAGCCGACCATCAACAGCCAGGGGAACCGCTACCTCGCGCCAACCAACCCTTTTGCCAAGGAG GTTACAAAGAGAGTCGAGACCGCCCAGACCACATGGAAGGCCTGGAACTGGAGATCAGAGGGCGACATGCTGCTGAACGGCGCCTTCTTCACCCCGTCAGGGGCAGGCGCGTCGGCCAGCTACTCGCGCGCCTCCAGCCTCGGCGCCAAGTCCTCGTCCATGGTGGCGACCATCACATCCGGCGCGGGCGCCCTGTCGTGCCACAAGGGCTCCTCCTGCTAG
- the LOC123431518 gene encoding meiosis-specific protein PAIR3-like, giving the protein MTEIVLPNMQKAASSDYWSLASNQYPSGKFPKVSIGIPIPRTGSVSGSRDAAAAAAAAPAFERNPSQGTDGRSRPPKAKGHNASLRVSQEAANHGGSATEAPEAAHVRGSLSQPDDHAREQTGTFSFGTRKEQGSQLDQLQKTAFVNSQGKCQVESADKTKPNSEVLRMKLWGILGTSQTKQAVASPNLEDIETPDQPKSLTTNVPSLGIKKVYTSRFPDIIKTPDLLNCQTATYAKSKPSSDPIESDSDTPQVVEIRPVTRNLGRKKAPAASKKQDKSQSAKKPLPTSRSAPKQKKLDSVFVFDEKCTPKTVGKSANGNSGCLRNLRSSSRKAKAELKKVHCSDTISDKITQDARGQLSSRNAPSENKGEKTTSLSSLSRTGKTAESRSRSPTREKRLNGMAKVGPQKMQLSEKLLPKTLNEGEDKLSSQKISSKSKENYSSVPHRKENSNLSKASVRSPQAHKPVGNNLKSPPSGAAAASPSPEPKMYPRGNEASPQINGKPSGAASPSPEPKMYPWDNEASPQINGKPSGAASPSPEAKMYPWDNEASPQINGKLGEKFASPLADRFRDMGDHFASPTFATKVLHDDTYSPKYPKSVNRSRSSSYASDPGSEPSDGMDKTYELPKSESPNSSEERENKKQPDLSPILPTEDETAQISVPSFGKGYKSRKWLSDVDSPDKSPPLKLDRKSRDGKRAKRRLPSPVPFATSGTEETIMSEKEPVQCPDDYLTRAFDELLLVLGRFQTKIKSETRNRSSEILSATGEIIRQHLEGVEVQMQDDVDKLVNAGKSKRKRLNSTFEEQQEQLRVLHEKFKEEVNQQLLGCKNSLEELEAYHSELKGVAEKQKASHKKLLQQAESRVGTQLNDAEIKIAKVQKRARRKMNGLKHVLKELITETAD; this is encoded by the exons ATGACGGAGATCGTGCTGCCGAATATGCAGAAA GCTGCATCAAGTGATTACTGGAGTTTGGCCAGCAACCAGTATCCATCTGGTAAATTTCCTAAGGTATCAATTGGCATCCCTATTCCAAGGACAGGCTCTGTATCAGGAAGCAgagatgctgctgctgctgctgctgctgcccctgCATTCGAGAGGAACCCATCTCAAGGAACTGATGGAAGATCTAGACCCCCAAAAGCGAAAGGTCATAATGCTTCACTCCGGGTCTCACAAGAAGCTGCAAACCATGGCGGATCTGCTACAGAGGCACCTGAAGCCGCCCATGTTAGGGGTTCTCTATCACAACCTGATGACCATGCACGTGAGCAAACCGGAACCTTTTCCTTTGGAACAAGAAAAGAACAAGGCAGCCAGCTTGACCAACTGCAGAAGACAGCCTTTGTGAATTCACAAGGAAAGTGCCAAGTGGAATCTGCAGATAAGACCAAGCCCAACAGTGAAGTTCTCAGGATGAAGCTGTGGGGGATTCTTGGCACATCACAGACCAAGCAGGCTGTTGCTTCACCAAACCTTGAAGACATTGAGACACCTGACCAGCCTAAAAGTCTAACCACCAATGTACCATCTTTAGGGATCAAGAAGGTTTACACATCACGTTTTCCTGATATTATCAAGACACCTGATCTGCTCAACTGTCAAACAGCTACCTATGCAAAGAGCAAACCATCCTCTGATCCAATTGAGTCAGATTCTGATACTCCACAAGTAGTTGAAATAAGGCCTGTTACTCGCAACTTGGGTCGCAAGAAAGCACCAGCAGCCTCCAAGAAGCAGGATAAGAGCCAGAGTGCAAAGAAACCATTGCCTACTTCACGTTCTGCACCCAAGCAGAAAAAACTGGACAGCGTGTTTGTTTTTGATGAGAAATGCACACCCAAAACCGTGGGGAAATCTGCAAATGGTAACTCTGGCTGCTTGAGAAATCTTAGAAGCTCAAGTAGGAAGGCTAAAGCAGAGCTTAAGAAGGTCCATTGTTCTGACACGATTTCTGACAAGATCACACAGGATGCTAGAGGACAGCTATCTTCTAGAAATGCACCATCAGAGAATAAGGGAGAGAAAACCACCTCCCTTTCCTCTTTGTCCCGAACTGGAAAAACTGCTGAGAGCCGTTCTAGAAGCCCTACAAGGGAGAAACGGCTGAATGGAATGGCTAAAGTTGGGCCTCAGAAGATGCAGTTGTCAGAGAAGTTGCTGCCCAAGACACTGAATGAGGGTGAAGATAAGCTCTCTTCGCAGAAAATTTCATCAAAGAGCAAGGAAAATTATTCTTCAGTGCCGCACCGGAAGGAGAATTCTAATTTGAGCAAAGCTTCAGTCAGAAGCCCTCAGGCACATAAACCAGTGGGAAATAATTTGAAGTCGCCACCATCTGGTGCTGCAGCTGCCAGTCCATCACCTGAACCGAAAATGTACCCACGGGGCAATGAGGCAAGTCCCCAGATAAATGGTAAACCATCTGGCGCTGCTAGTCCATCACCTGAACCGAAAATGTACCCATGGGACAATGAGGCAAGTCCCCAGATAAATGGTAAACCATCTGGTGCTGCTAGTCCATCACCTGAAGCAAAAATGTACCCATGGGACAATGAGGCAAGTCCCCAGATAAATGGTAAACTTGGAGAGAAGTTTGCCAGTCCATTGGCAGACAGATTCAGAGACATGGGAGATCACTTTGCAAGTCCTACTTTTGCGACTAAAGTGCTACATGATGACACATACAGCCCCAAGTATCCAAAAAGTGTGAACAGgtcaagatcaagttcctatgcttCTGATCCAGGATCTGAGCCATCG GATGGGATGGATAAAACCTATGAGTTACCTAAAAGTGAATCTCCCAATTCTTCAGAAGAAAGAGAGAACAAAAAGCAACCAGATCTTTCACCCATTTTGCCAACTGAAGATGAAACGGCTCAAATTTCTGTTCCAAGCTTTGGGAAAG GATATAAATCTCGCAAATGGCTTTCAGATGTAGATAGCCCTGATAAATCTCCTCCATTAAAATTGGATAGGAAATCACGTGATGGTAAAAGAGCCAAACGGCGCTTACCTTCGCCTGTTCCTTTTGCCACTTCTG GAACAGAAGAAACTATAATGTCAGAGAAAGAACCAGTGCAATGTCCAGATGACTATCTAACCAG GGCTTTTGATGAGTTACTGCTGGTGCTGGGAAGGTTTCAAACCAAGATCAAGTCTGAAACAAGAAATAGAAGTTCTGAGATACTGTCAGCTACTGGAGAGATAATTCGCCAGCACCTCGAGGGAGTTGAGGTGCAGATGCAGGATGATGT GGATAAGCTGGTCAATGCAGGAAAATCTAAAAGGAAGCGACTAAACTCAACATTTGAAG AGCAACAAGAACAGTTACGGGTTCTTCATGAGAAGTTTAAGGAGGAGGTTAATCAGCAGTTGCTTGGTTGCAAGAACTCTCTCGAGGAACTTGAGGCCTATCATTCAGAACTTAAGGGAGTAGCTGAGAAGCAAA AAGCATCACACAAGAAGCTCCTCCAACAAGCCGAGAGCAGAGTTGGTACTCAGCTCAACGACGCTGAAATCAAAATCGCGAAGGTTCAGAAG AGAGCTCGGAGGAAGATGAATGGCCTAAAACACGTGctcaaggagctcatcaccgagacCGCAGATTGA